In one window of Palaemon carinicauda isolate YSFRI2023 chromosome 2, ASM3689809v2, whole genome shotgun sequence DNA:
- the LOC137618841 gene encoding uncharacterized protein, whose amino-acid sequence MTKKVVQNEEKETEEAMNLEDLFSEEDSLDSTQEENSRVSLREKEQQYEENPSAKDRLKSWQAKGKDREETDEDNVKDLKKKVEEDSLDGTQEENSRISPREEEQQANEQEEKEEMDLE is encoded by the exons atgacgaagaaagtggttcaaaatgaagaaaaagaaactgaagaagcgatgaacttagaggatttgttttccgaagaagattcCCTTGacagtacgcaagaggagaactcccgagtaagcctgaGAGAAAAGGAGCAACAG TACGAGgaaaacccttcagcaaaggaccgattaaaatCTTGGCAGgcaaaagggaaggatcgagaggaaacagatgaAGACAATGTCAAGGATTTGAAGAAAAAAGTCG aagaagattcccttgatggcacgcaagaggagaactcccgaataagcccgagagaagaggagcAACAGGCGAATGaacaggaagaaaaggaagaaatggacctggaataA